A stretch of the Thiomicrorhabdus xiamenensis genome encodes the following:
- the recN gene encoding DNA repair protein RecN, producing MLSELSIQNLALIEKLNLNFSNGFSSLTGETGAGKSILLDALGLTLGERADSSLVRHGSKRADISAAFDLSQLPHVQLWLQENELDDETSCLLRRTVTAEGRSKAYINGIPVAVAQLKTLSNQLIDIHGQHEHQSLLHSGKQLALLDAFAAHTELFEQTRDSFKQWKSLQQQLSALEQQQQDFQSRLELLSFQQQEFAELSPLDDEFEELELQQNQLSHASEIKRRGLSAYDHLEVEQGASDQINHAIHQLEEVVAFCPQFEAPLAQLNSALIEIQEAAAEIQTTAENIELDPNQLEAVEERLSALFSIAKKYMIEPSQLPQKQQQIEEALNTLQHSGESLEQLRHEIKQQEADFYEKAHKLRASRQKAAKKLSRQITEGMQELGMANGVFEVMLDASKTPAQTGVDQIDFKVSANKGQPIQPLAKVASGGELSRISLAIQVATAEVAQLPTLIFDEVDVGIGGGIAEVVGEKMRQLGQHKQILSITHLAQVAAHGNHHFKIAKSTRAEMTHTEVNHLDPSQRIEELARMLGGMKITEQTQKMAQEMLSQAQEK from the coding sequence ATGTTAAGCGAGTTGTCAATTCAAAATCTGGCTTTAATTGAAAAGCTGAATTTAAACTTCAGTAACGGCTTCAGCTCCCTGACGGGAGAAACCGGAGCCGGAAAATCCATTCTGCTTGATGCCCTCGGCCTGACACTCGGAGAACGCGCCGACAGTTCTCTGGTACGCCACGGCAGCAAAAGAGCCGACATCAGCGCGGCATTCGATTTAAGTCAGCTCCCGCATGTTCAACTCTGGCTGCAGGAAAATGAACTGGACGATGAAACCTCCTGCCTGCTGCGCCGCACCGTTACCGCCGAAGGTCGCTCCAAAGCTTACATCAACGGCATTCCGGTCGCGGTTGCCCAGCTTAAGACACTCAGTAATCAGCTGATTGATATTCACGGCCAGCACGAACACCAGTCGCTACTGCACAGCGGCAAACAACTGGCACTTCTGGATGCCTTCGCCGCCCATACGGAACTGTTTGAGCAAACTCGCGACAGCTTCAAGCAGTGGAAAAGCCTGCAACAACAGCTGAGCGCACTGGAACAGCAGCAACAGGACTTTCAAAGCCGATTGGAACTCCTGAGCTTCCAGCAGCAGGAATTTGCCGAACTATCCCCGCTCGACGACGAATTTGAAGAACTGGAACTGCAACAGAATCAACTTTCGCATGCCAGCGAGATCAAACGTCGCGGTTTAAGCGCCTATGACCACCTCGAAGTCGAACAAGGTGCCAGCGATCAAATCAATCATGCGATTCACCAGCTGGAAGAAGTGGTGGCTTTCTGCCCGCAATTTGAAGCACCTTTAGCGCAGCTCAACAGTGCATTAATCGAAATTCAGGAAGCCGCCGCGGAAATCCAGACGACTGCAGAAAATATCGAGCTGGATCCAAATCAGCTCGAAGCCGTTGAAGAGCGTCTGTCCGCCCTGTTTTCCATCGCTAAGAAATATATGATTGAACCTTCTCAGCTGCCGCAAAAGCAACAGCAGATCGAAGAGGCGCTCAATACCCTGCAGCATTCGGGAGAATCGCTGGAACAACTGCGCCACGAAATCAAGCAACAGGAAGCGGACTTTTACGAAAAAGCACATAAGCTACGGGCTTCGCGTCAGAAAGCCGCCAAGAAGTTAAGCCGACAGATTACCGAAGGCATGCAGGAGCTCGGCATGGCAAACGGCGTTTTCGAAGTGATGCTCGATGCAAGTAAAACACCGGCTCAGACAGGAGTCGACCAGATCGACTTCAAAGTATCCGCTAACAAAGGACAACCTATCCAGCCGCTGGCAAAAGTCGCCTCCGGCGGTGAATTATCGCGCATCAGTCTGGCGATTCAGGTAGCGACCGCTGAAGTCGCGCAATTGCCAACTCTCATTTTTGACGAAGTCGATGTTGGAATCGGCGGCGGCATCGCCGAAGTGGTTGGAGAGAAGATGCGTCAACTGGGCCAACACAAACAGATTTTGTCGATCACCCACCTGGCACAAGTCGCGGCTCACGGCAATCACCATTTTAAAATCGCTAAAAGCACACGTGCCGAAATGACTCATACCGAAGTGAACCATCTGGATCCATCACAACGAATCGAAGAACTGGCGCGTATGCTCGGCGGCATGAAAATCACCGAACAGACTCAGAAGATGGCTCAAGAAATGCTCTCTCAAGCACAGGAAAAATAG
- a CDS encoding NAD(+) kinase, which produces MFKRIGIFGKYDGIACWDTINRLLQHLLSHDKTVLLDSASCADFPHQRYGVEVIDRLELVKHIDIAIVVGGDGTFLDVARSVVDHDIPILGINLGRLGFLTDISPNEMLNTLDEVMVGECEYEQRNLIHVQIRKDGKLEFDQLALNDVVIHKTDSPRMIEFETEVDGRFLNTQRSDGMIIATPTGSTAYALSAGGPILDPRLDVLSLVSVNPHTMSTRPYVIPGSSVVRIYPHKNCNGMAHIICDGQLTHNIGQGHETTISRHKKFIQMIHPKGHDHFELLRAKLRWGDKL; this is translated from the coding sequence ATGTTTAAGCGAATCGGCATTTTTGGCAAATACGACGGCATTGCCTGCTGGGATACGATCAATCGCCTGCTGCAGCATTTGCTTAGCCATGACAAAACGGTCCTGCTGGACTCGGCTTCCTGCGCCGACTTCCCGCATCAGAGATACGGCGTCGAAGTCATTGACCGACTGGAACTGGTCAAACATATCGATATCGCCATCGTTGTCGGCGGAGACGGCACCTTTCTCGATGTAGCCCGCTCCGTGGTCGATCACGACATTCCAATTCTCGGCATCAACTTGGGACGTCTCGGATTTTTGACGGACATCTCGCCTAACGAGATGCTCAACACACTGGATGAAGTCATGGTCGGCGAGTGTGAATACGAGCAACGCAATCTGATCCATGTTCAGATACGAAAGGACGGCAAACTCGAATTCGATCAGCTGGCGCTCAACGACGTCGTGATTCACAAAACCGACTCGCCGCGAATGATTGAATTCGAAACCGAGGTGGACGGCCGTTTTCTGAATACCCAGCGTTCCGATGGAATGATTATCGCCACCCCGACCGGTTCTACCGCCTACGCCCTGTCTGCGGGCGGGCCGATTCTCGACCCGCGTCTGGATGTGCTCAGTCTGGTTTCGGTCAACCCGCACACCATGAGCACGCGCCCTTATGTTATTCCGGGCAGCAGCGTAGTGCGCATCTACCCGCATAAAAACTGTAACGGCATGGCACATATTATCTGTGACGGCCAGCTGACTCACAACATCGGTCAGGGACACGAAACAACAATCAGCCGACACAAAAAATTCATTCAGATGATCCACCCTAAAGGGCACGATCATTTTGAACTTCTCAGAGCAAAATTGCGCTGGGGAGATAAGCTGTAA
- the hrcA gene encoding heat-inducible transcriptional repressor HrcA — translation MLFKNLMGLYLSDGKPVGSNTLSKLPEVALSSATVRNVLADLEKMGFLHSPHTSAGRVPTDKGYRLFVDTLLTYQEPSKVHEQDLRQRLSVDLNQDRLLQEASKLLSGLTGMASLVMLPPKTQEKLQQVDFLMLSARRILVVLVFGDQDVQNRIVELDRDIQSDQLQKLANFLNQQCLGLSLLKAREKLALAVEQNQLQEDFPYSSLLQSTDDLLNQQLNDRKPLVVSGKTNLLDYQEFADSQKLKRIYHAFNQQQGLLELFDKSLQAPGLKVFIGSECGNEVYQGCSLITRPYAVEDEVLGVLGVIGPSRMNYQKVVPQVDLTGKILSSLLKK, via the coding sequence ATGTTGTTTAAAAACTTGATGGGATTATACCTTAGCGACGGCAAGCCGGTAGGTTCGAACACCTTGAGCAAGCTGCCGGAAGTCGCCTTGAGTTCTGCGACCGTGCGGAATGTGCTGGCGGATCTGGAAAAGATGGGATTTCTGCACTCGCCGCACACCTCCGCCGGAAGGGTGCCTACCGATAAGGGATATCGACTGTTTGTCGATACTCTGCTGACCTATCAGGAACCGAGCAAGGTACATGAGCAGGATCTGCGTCAAAGGTTGTCGGTCGATCTCAATCAGGATCGTCTTTTGCAAGAAGCATCCAAACTGCTTTCCGGTCTGACCGGTATGGCGAGTCTGGTAATGCTGCCGCCGAAAACTCAGGAAAAACTGCAACAGGTCGATTTTCTGATGTTGTCGGCAAGACGCATTCTGGTGGTTTTGGTCTTCGGTGATCAGGATGTCCAGAATCGCATAGTGGAACTGGATCGGGATATTCAGTCCGATCAGCTGCAAAAACTGGCTAATTTCCTGAATCAGCAGTGTCTGGGGCTAAGCCTGCTTAAAGCACGGGAAAAACTTGCTTTGGCGGTCGAACAGAATCAGCTGCAGGAAGATTTCCCGTACAGTTCGTTGTTGCAATCGACCGACGATCTTTTGAATCAGCAGCTCAACGATCGAAAACCTCTGGTCGTGTCCGGCAAAACCAATCTTCTGGATTACCAGGAATTTGCGGATTCGCAGAAACTTAAACGTATTTATCACGCCTTTAACCAGCAGCAGGGATTGTTGGAACTGTTCGATAAAAGCCTGCAGGCGCCTGGGTTGAAAGTGTTTATCGGCAGCGAGTGCGGTAATGAGGTGTATCAGGGATGCAGCTTGATTACCCGGCCGTATGCGGTTGAAGATGAAGTGCTCGGCGTACTCGGTGTGATCGGACCGAGCAGAATGAACTACCAGAAAGTGGTGCCTCAGGTCGATTTGACCGGGAAAATTTTAAGTTCCCTCTTGAAAAAATAG
- the grpE gene encoding nucleotide exchange factor GrpE, with translation MAEQNQKEMNQQEVEEKVATAEEAMQQSEEQLEEAQKAVDNDIESMLAEAKDEAAKHKDMALRLQADMENLRRRTRLDLEEAHKYALKKFVDALIPAMDSMEMGIEAASKEEATKESIKEGVEMTFKQMLDVLAEFSVERIDPKGEKFNPQDHEAMTMIPSPDHESQTVVDVIQKGYKLNDRLVRPARVIVAQ, from the coding sequence GTGGCTGAACAAAACCAGAAAGAGATGAATCAACAGGAAGTGGAAGAGAAGGTTGCAACGGCAGAAGAGGCGATGCAACAGAGCGAAGAGCAGCTGGAAGAGGCTCAGAAGGCAGTTGATAACGATATCGAGTCGATGCTGGCGGAAGCTAAAGACGAAGCGGCCAAGCATAAGGATATGGCGCTGCGTCTGCAGGCGGATATGGAAAACCTGCGTCGACGTACGCGTTTGGATTTGGAAGAAGCGCATAAGTACGCCCTGAAAAAATTTGTTGATGCATTGATTCCGGCAATGGATTCAATGGAAATGGGGATTGAAGCCGCGTCCAAAGAGGAAGCAACCAAAGAAAGCATTAAGGAAGGGGTCGAGATGACCTTTAAGCAGATGCTGGATGTGCTTGCCGAATTCAGTGTTGAGCGTATTGACCCGAAAGGGGAGAAATTCAACCCGCAGGATCATGAAGCGATGACGATGATTCCGTCTCCGGATCACGAATCGCAAACAGTCGTCGATGTTATCCAGAAGGGGTACAAGCTTAATGACCGTCTGGTTCGTCCAGCGCGAGTTATTGTCGCTCAATAA
- the dnaK gene encoding molecular chaperone DnaK: MAKIIGIDLGTTNSCVSVMEGKEVKVIPNAEGARTTPSIVAYTDDEILVGDPAKRQAVTNPENTLFAIKRLIGRRADDAVVAKDKDMVPYAIVAADNGDAWVQVKDKKLSPQEVSARTLMKMKKTAEDYLGEEVKEAVITVPAYFNDAQRQATKDAGKIAGLDVKRIINEPTAAALAYGMDKVTNDSKIAVYDLGGGTFDISIIEVADLDGEKQVEVLSTNGDTFLGGEDFDNVIVDYIAEEFKKDQNVDLKLDKLALQRVREAAEKAKIELSSREQTDINLPYVTADATGPKHLNMKITRAKFESLIEDLVKRSIEPCRIALKDAGLSASEIDDVILVGGSTRVPMVQAAVKEFFGKEPRKDVNPDEAVAMGAAIQGGVLSGDVNDVLLLDVTPLSLGIETMGGVMTKLIEKNTTIPTRKSQVFSTAEDNQSAVTIHVLQGEREMASGNKSLGQFNLDEIPAAPRGMPQIEVTFDIDANGILNVSAKDKNTGKEQHITIQASSGLSEDEIEAMVKDAEAHAEEDAKLKELVEARNQADAMVHATNKMIKDAGDSVTAEEKAPVEEAIKAVEEAIKGDDKAAIDESVQKLMEASQGIAQKAQAQQQAGGEQAQQQGSDKADDDDIVDAEFEEVNDDKK; encoded by the coding sequence ATGGCTAAAATCATTGGTATCGACTTGGGTACAACCAACTCTTGTGTATCGGTAATGGAAGGGAAAGAAGTTAAGGTTATCCCGAATGCGGAAGGTGCGCGTACTACGCCTTCGATCGTTGCTTACACAGATGACGAGATTTTGGTTGGTGATCCGGCAAAACGCCAGGCGGTAACTAACCCGGAAAACACGCTTTTTGCAATTAAACGTCTGATCGGTCGTCGTGCCGACGATGCGGTTGTTGCCAAAGACAAAGACATGGTTCCTTACGCGATCGTTGCCGCCGATAACGGTGATGCTTGGGTACAGGTAAAAGATAAAAAATTGTCTCCGCAGGAAGTTTCAGCTCGTACTCTGATGAAAATGAAGAAAACGGCTGAAGACTATCTGGGTGAAGAAGTTAAAGAAGCGGTTATTACCGTTCCGGCTTACTTCAACGATGCACAGCGTCAGGCGACAAAAGATGCCGGTAAGATCGCTGGTCTGGATGTTAAGCGTATTATCAACGAACCGACTGCGGCGGCACTTGCTTATGGTATGGATAAAGTAACCAACGACAGCAAAATCGCAGTTTACGACTTGGGTGGTGGTACTTTCGATATCTCGATCATCGAAGTTGCAGACCTTGATGGTGAGAAGCAGGTCGAAGTACTGTCTACCAATGGTGATACTTTCCTGGGTGGTGAAGACTTCGATAACGTCATCGTTGATTACATTGCTGAAGAGTTCAAGAAAGATCAGAATGTTGACCTGAAATTGGACAAGTTGGCACTACAACGTGTTCGTGAAGCGGCGGAAAAGGCGAAAATCGAGCTTTCTTCACGCGAGCAGACTGACATCAACCTGCCATACGTAACGGCGGATGCGACCGGTCCTAAGCACTTGAACATGAAAATCACGCGTGCCAAGTTCGAATCTCTGATTGAAGACTTGGTTAAGCGTTCAATCGAACCTTGCCGTATCGCTCTTAAAGATGCAGGTCTGTCTGCTTCTGAAATCGACGACGTCATTCTGGTTGGTGGTTCGACTCGTGTTCCGATGGTACAAGCTGCGGTTAAAGAGTTCTTCGGTAAAGAGCCTCGTAAGGATGTTAACCCGGATGAAGCGGTTGCGATGGGTGCGGCGATTCAGGGTGGTGTTCTATCCGGTGATGTAAACGACGTTCTTCTTCTTGATGTAACGCCTCTGTCTCTTGGTATCGAAACCATGGGTGGCGTAATGACCAAGCTGATCGAGAAAAACACCACCATTCCGACGCGTAAGTCGCAAGTGTTCTCAACGGCGGAAGATAATCAGTCTGCGGTAACTATCCACGTGTTGCAAGGTGAGCGTGAAATGGCTTCCGGTAACAAATCTCTGGGTCAGTTTAACTTGGACGAAATTCCGGCGGCTCCTCGTGGTATGCCTCAGATCGAAGTAACTTTCGACATCGATGCCAACGGTATTCTGAACGTTTCTGCTAAAGACAAGAACACCGGTAAAGAACAGCACATCACTATCCAGGCTTCATCCGGTCTTTCTGAAGACGAAATCGAAGCAATGGTTAAAGATGCCGAAGCGCACGCTGAAGAAGATGCGAAACTGAAAGAACTTGTTGAAGCGCGCAACCAGGCTGATGCGATGGTGCATGCGACCAATAAGATGATTAAAGATGCTGGTGATTCTGTGACTGCCGAAGAGAAAGCTCCGGTTGAAGAAGCGATCAAAGCGGTTGAAGAAGCGATTAAAGGCGACGATAAAGCGGCGATTGACGAGTCGGTTCAGAAACTGATGGAAGCGAGCCAGGGCATCGCTCAGAAAGCGCAAGCGCAACAGCAAGCCGGTGGCGAGCAGGCTCAGCAGCAAGGTTCGGACAAAGCGGATGACGATGATATCGTTGATGCGGAATTTGAAGAAGTAAATGACGACAAAAAGTAA
- the dnaJ gene encoding molecular chaperone DnaJ: MSKRDYYEVLGVSKSASEGEIKKAYRKLAMKYHPDRNPDNKEAEDKFKEASEAYEVLSDAQKRATYDQFGHAGLDGQGGGHGGFGGGGFGGFGDIFEDLFGGGFGGGHRGPRPGADMQYELDITLEQAVSGTKIDIKIPTKDVCDVCDGSGAESSSDVEVCSTCGGAGQVRMQQGFFAVNTTCPTCHGTGKIIKNPCKKCHGEGYVHDTKTLSVSIPAGVDTGDRIRLQGEGEAGEPGAPKGDLYVRIHVKKHSVFDRDGNNLFCQIPLSFATAALGGSLDVPTLGGKANLKIPAGTQSGQRFKLTGKGVKSVRSSLVGDLIVQVHIETPVKLTARQKELLEEFDASLKGKHHKQHSPKEHSWLDSVKNFFTGDDTDKGDKNDGPWN; the protein is encoded by the coding sequence ATGTCGAAAAGAGATTATTACGAAGTTCTTGGGGTTTCCAAGAGCGCTTCCGAAGGTGAAATCAAAAAAGCCTACCGTAAACTGGCGATGAAATACCATCCGGATCGTAACCCGGATAATAAAGAAGCCGAAGATAAGTTTAAGGAGGCGTCCGAAGCTTATGAAGTGCTTTCCGATGCGCAGAAACGGGCTACTTATGATCAATTCGGTCATGCCGGACTGGATGGACAAGGGGGTGGTCACGGTGGCTTCGGCGGTGGCGGCTTCGGCGGTTTTGGTGATATCTTCGAAGATCTTTTTGGCGGCGGCTTTGGTGGAGGGCATCGCGGCCCGAGACCGGGTGCGGATATGCAGTATGAGCTGGATATCACTCTTGAGCAGGCGGTCAGCGGAACGAAAATCGATATTAAGATCCCGACCAAAGACGTTTGTGATGTTTGTGATGGCAGTGGAGCAGAATCCAGTAGCGACGTAGAGGTTTGTTCGACTTGCGGCGGTGCCGGCCAGGTTCGTATGCAGCAAGGTTTCTTTGCCGTGAATACCACCTGTCCGACTTGTCACGGTACCGGTAAAATCATCAAAAATCCTTGTAAGAAATGTCACGGCGAAGGTTATGTGCATGACACCAAAACGCTTTCGGTCTCCATTCCGGCAGGCGTGGATACCGGCGACCGCATTCGTCTGCAAGGCGAAGGGGAAGCCGGAGAACCGGGGGCTCCGAAAGGTGATCTGTATGTACGCATCCATGTTAAGAAACATTCCGTTTTTGATCGTGACGGTAACAACCTGTTCTGTCAGATCCCATTGAGCTTTGCAACGGCTGCGTTGGGCGGTTCTTTGGATGTTCCGACCCTGGGCGGCAAAGCCAACTTGAAAATCCCGGCCGGTACGCAATCCGGTCAACGCTTCAAATTGACCGGGAAAGGGGTTAAATCGGTGCGTTCTTCGCTGGTTGGTGATTTGATCGTTCAAGTACATATCGAGACGCCGGTGAAATTGACTGCGCGTCAGAAAGAGTTGCTGGAAGAGTTTGACGCCAGTCTGAAAGGCAAGCACCATAAGCAGCACTCGCCTAAAGAGCATAGCTGGCTGGATTCGGTGAAGAATTTCTTTACCGGAGACGATACCGATAAGGGCGACAAGAATGACGGTCCTTGGAATTAA
- the dapB gene encoding 4-hydroxy-tetrahydrodipicolinate reductase — MRVAIIGASGRMGKTLIEAVNQRDGLTVSAAIERPDSSLVGADAGEVAGIGKLGVKVVGSIEEVVNDFDVLIDFTTPATTVHNLEVCVAHNKKIVIGTTGFDDAGLAAIDSAAEKIAVIFAANFSVGVNLCLKLLAQAAEVLNEGYDIEVIEGHHRHKVDAPSGTALRMGQVIADTLGRDLKECAVYGREGITGARDPNTIGFATVRAGDIVGDHTVLFATEGERVEITHKASSRMTFAKGAARSCNWIADKDKGLFDMQDVLNLR, encoded by the coding sequence ATGAGAGTTGCAATTATTGGTGCCTCCGGGCGTATGGGAAAAACCCTGATCGAAGCGGTTAACCAAAGAGATGGCTTGACGGTGTCTGCCGCAATCGAGCGCCCAGACAGTTCATTGGTGGGCGCTGATGCCGGTGAAGTTGCTGGGATCGGTAAATTAGGTGTCAAGGTTGTCGGTTCGATTGAAGAGGTTGTCAATGATTTTGATGTCTTGATCGACTTTACTACTCCGGCAACGACTGTACATAATCTGGAAGTCTGTGTCGCGCACAATAAGAAAATTGTCATTGGAACTACCGGTTTCGACGATGCCGGTCTGGCGGCAATTGACTCAGCGGCGGAAAAAATTGCGGTCATTTTTGCGGCCAATTTCTCTGTCGGCGTCAATCTGTGCCTTAAACTGCTCGCTCAAGCAGCCGAAGTGCTTAACGAGGGCTATGACATAGAAGTGATTGAAGGTCACCACCGTCATAAAGTTGACGCTCCTTCCGGGACGGCCCTGCGGATGGGACAGGTTATAGCCGATACGCTAGGTCGTGACCTGAAAGAGTGCGCGGTTTATGGTCGTGAAGGGATTACCGGAGCGCGTGATCCGAATACCATTGGCTTCGCAACCGTACGTGCTGGGGATATTGTCGGAGATCATACGGTACTGTTCGCGACGGAAGGGGAGCGTGTTGAGATTACCCATAAGGCGTCAAGCCGTATGACGTTTGCCAAGGGCGCGGCTCGTTCCTGTAACTGGATTGCCGATAAGGACAAAGGTCTGTTTGATATGCAGGATGTGCTTAATTTGCGTTAA
- a CDS encoding NlpC/P60 family protein → MLKTKVEQVKRQEFACERSGRKQISFAVGLSAVLIFSVSVISGCSSTGKTYAVGEAASDDSVSATLDSPSKAGDYSAQRSVHGEVVDLHLSAAKKATQGADRVGKQAQDKLDRLAQSFYPQSSSHLKRSPVESISESVPTRLWQHYRQWESVPYRYGGVSKSGVDCSAFVQIAFNQKFGVSVPRTTRDQMRAGAKVSISRLKVGDMIFFKTGHRTFHNGIYLGKQQFMHASSSRGVMISSIDQNYWAKRFYMARRVLE, encoded by the coding sequence GTGCTGAAAACGAAAGTGGAACAGGTCAAACGGCAAGAATTTGCTTGTGAGCGCAGTGGTAGAAAACAAATTTCCTTCGCTGTCGGCTTGTCAGCGGTTCTGATATTTTCTGTCTCGGTTATTTCCGGTTGTTCTTCTACAGGGAAAACCTACGCGGTAGGTGAAGCGGCGTCAGATGATTCAGTGTCCGCTACGCTTGATTCGCCCAGCAAAGCTGGCGATTATTCTGCACAGCGTTCTGTGCATGGAGAGGTGGTCGATTTACACCTCTCAGCGGCCAAAAAGGCAACGCAAGGCGCGGATAGAGTTGGCAAACAGGCACAGGATAAACTGGATCGTTTGGCACAAAGTTTCTACCCGCAGTCCTCGTCCCATTTAAAACGCTCTCCCGTTGAGAGTATCAGTGAATCAGTTCCGACCCGTTTATGGCAGCATTACCGTCAATGGGAGAGTGTTCCGTATCGTTACGGCGGTGTCAGTAAAAGCGGAGTGGATTGTTCGGCTTTTGTGCAGATCGCTTTTAATCAGAAATTTGGTGTATCGGTGCCGCGAACTACCAGAGATCAAATGCGGGCCGGAGCCAAGGTATCGATTTCCAGACTGAAAGTCGGGGATATGATTTTTTTCAAAACCGGTCACCGAACCTTTCATAACGGTATCTACCTCGGAAAGCAGCAGTTTATGCACGCCTCCAGCAGTCGCGGTGTGATGATTTCTTCGATTGATCAGAATTACTGGGCGAAACGGTTTTATATGGCGCGAAGAGTATTGGAGTGA
- the carA gene encoding glutamine-hydrolyzing carbamoyl-phosphate synthase small subunit has protein sequence MKQALLALEDGTLFWGTSLGAEGETVGEVVFNTSLTGYQEILTDPSYFKQIVTLTYPHIGNVGVNEEDEESSRIMAQGLIVKDCPPRMSNFRAQKSLPDYLQEQGVVAIADIDTRKLTRLLRDKGAQSGVIVAGDDIDADAAIAKAKAFSGLKGLDLAKEVTTPETYSWTEGTWQLGAGHKDCSSNQEFHVVAFDYGVKRNILRMLADRGCKLTVVPAKTTAAEVLAMNPDGVFLSNGPGDPEPCDYAIEAIQEILKTDVPVFGICLGHQLLALASGAQTVKMKFGHHGGNHPVQDMDSSKVMITAQNHGFAVDENSLPSNLKATHKSLFDGTLQGISRTDKLAFSFQGHPEASPGPHDVAPLFDQFIDNIKTAKNA, from the coding sequence ATGAAACAGGCTTTACTCGCGTTGGAAGACGGTACCCTTTTTTGGGGAACTTCGTTGGGTGCAGAGGGCGAAACTGTCGGTGAGGTTGTTTTCAACACTTCATTGACCGGTTATCAAGAAATTCTGACAGACCCTTCTTACTTTAAACAGATTGTCACTTTGACCTACCCGCATATCGGTAATGTCGGCGTGAATGAAGAAGATGAAGAGTCATCGCGTATTATGGCTCAAGGTTTGATTGTTAAAGACTGTCCTCCGCGCATGAGTAATTTCCGTGCCCAGAAGAGCCTGCCGGATTACCTGCAGGAGCAGGGTGTGGTTGCAATTGCCGATATTGATACGCGTAAGTTGACTCGTCTGCTTCGCGATAAAGGTGCTCAGTCCGGAGTGATTGTTGCCGGTGATGATATTGATGCCGATGCGGCAATTGCCAAGGCGAAAGCATTTAGCGGCTTGAAAGGCCTTGATCTGGCAAAAGAAGTAACGACTCCGGAAACCTACAGCTGGACTGAAGGAACCTGGCAACTTGGCGCAGGCCATAAAGATTGTTCATCCAACCAGGAATTCCATGTCGTTGCTTTCGATTACGGCGTAAAACGCAATATCCTGCGCATGCTTGCCGATCGCGGCTGTAAGCTGACGGTGGTTCCGGCAAAAACGACTGCAGCAGAAGTATTGGCTATGAACCCGGACGGAGTCTTCCTGTCCAATGGTCCGGGTGATCCGGAGCCTTGCGACTACGCGATTGAAGCGATTCAGGAAATTCTGAAAACCGACGTTCCGGTATTCGGTATCTGTTTGGGGCATCAGCTTCTGGCTTTGGCGTCCGGTGCGCAAACCGTAAAAATGAAATTCGGTCACCACGGCGGTAACCACCCGGTGCAGGATATGGATTCAAGCAAAGTAATGATCACCGCTCAGAACCACGGTTTTGCGGTTGATGAAAACAGCCTGCCGTCTAATCTGAAAGCGACGCATAAATCACTGTTCGACGGGACCCTGCAGGGGATTTCCCGTACCGATAAATTGGCATTCAGTTTCCAGGGGCACCCTGAAGCGAGTCCGGGACCTCATGATGTCGCACCTTTGTTCGACCAGTTTATTGACAATATCAAAACCGCTAAGAACGCTTAA